In Haliscomenobacter hydrossis DSM 1100, the DNA window GGTCAACGCCCAACAAGCCCGGCGGGTATTGGATCGACTGGTCGGATTTGAACTCTCGGAAATCCTCTGGAAAAAAGTCAAAGGCAAACTTTCGGCAGGCCGGGTTCAGTCAGTAGCGGTAAAATTGGTCGTCGAAAAGGAGCGTGAAATCAACAGCTTCAAATCGGAAGCCTACTTTAAAATAGAGGCCTTGTTCGATGTAAAGAACGAACAAGGCCGTACGGTGAGCCTTAAAGCCGAAGGAACCGATCGGATCAAAACCGAAATGGATGCCGAGACTTTCCTGAAAAAGTGCATTGGTGCAGCATACAAAATCCAAAGCATCGACGTCAAACCCCTCAAACGCCGGCCCACTGCACCTTTTACCACGTCTACAATCCAGCAAGAAGCCAGCCGCAAGTTGGGCTTTTCGGTAAACCGCACCATGGTGACCGCCCAAAAACTGTACGAAGCGGGTTTCATCACTTACATGCGTACCGACTCGATCAACCTCAGCGAAACGGCGATTGCTTCCATTTCTCAGGAGATCGAAAAATTGTTTGGTAAAAAATACGTCGAAGTGCGGCGCTTCAAAGGCAAATCTGCCAACGCACAGGAAGCCCACGAAGCCATTCGCCCCACGTACATCGAAAACCAAACCGTTCCTGGAGACCGTGATGAAAAGCGCCTGTACGAACTGATATGGAAGCGGACCATCGCCTCACAAATGGCTGATGCGGAATTGGAAAAAACCGTGGTTGACATTGGCATTTCTACCCAGCCTGGCGTGAGCCTGCAAGCGGAAGGAGAAGTGTTGAAGTTCGACGGCTTTTTGAAAGTTTACCTCGAATCCAACGACGACGACGAGGAAGACGAAGCCCAGGGCGTTTTGCCTCCCTTGAAAGTAGGCCAGGTGCTGCCGTTCAATCAAATGAAGGCCACCGAGCGTTTTACCCGCCCGCCATCGCGTTATTCGGAAGCGGGTTTGGTGAAAAAACTGGAAGAATTGGGCATTGGTCGCCCTTCCACCTATGCGCCGACCATCAGCAAGATCATGGAAGAGGGTCGGGGGTACGTGGTCAAAGAAAACCGCGACGGTGCCCCACGTGCTTTCCGCGAGTTGACACTCAAGGACGCGCAAATCAGCAAAAAGGAATTGTCGGAAATGACTGGCGTCATCAAAGGCCGTTTGTTTCCGACCGATATGGGCAGTACGGTGAGTGATTTTCTGGATCAACATTTCGATAAAATCATGGACTATAAGTTCACGGCTGAAATCGAAAAGCTGTTCGACGACATTGCCGCTGGTAGCCGCGAATGGACCGAAATGTTGGGAACCTTCTATTGGCCTTTCCACGAAATTGTGGAAGAAACGATGGCCAACGCCGATCGCCCCACCCGCGAGCGCATCCTGGGCAAAGAGGAAGGAACCGGTTATTCGGTGCTTACCCGTATGACCCGCCTGGGGCCGGTGGTACAAATCGGTACCCCCGAAGAGTTGATCCCCGGCGAAAAACCCCGTTACGCGAACCTCAAACCCGGTCAATCCATCGAGACCATCGAGATGGAAGAAGCCATGAAGTTGTTTGAATTGCCCAAGATTTTGGGGGATTACCGCAGCCAGGAAGTTGCAGTAGGTACCGGACGTTACGGCCCGTATGTGCGCTTTGGGGAAAAATTCATCTCCATACCCAAAGGGGAAGACCCACTTTCAGTTACCTTGGAGCGTGCTCTGGAGCTGATTGAAGAAAGGGAAAAAGTGGATGCACCCGTAGCCAGTTATAAAGGTTTCCCCATCACCAAA includes these proteins:
- the topA gene encoding type I DNA topoisomerase → MSKNLLIVESPAKAKTIEKFLGKDFAVRSSYGHVRDLDKGNQAVDVKNGFSPKYTISPEKHKVVKELKDWVKKVDEVWLATDEDREGEAISWHLCEVLGLDPKSTKRIVFREITKPAIEKAVQQPRTVDLNLVNAQQARRVLDRLVGFELSEILWKKVKGKLSAGRVQSVAVKLVVEKEREINSFKSEAYFKIEALFDVKNEQGRTVSLKAEGTDRIKTEMDAETFLKKCIGAAYKIQSIDVKPLKRRPTAPFTTSTIQQEASRKLGFSVNRTMVTAQKLYEAGFITYMRTDSINLSETAIASISQEIEKLFGKKYVEVRRFKGKSANAQEAHEAIRPTYIENQTVPGDRDEKRLYELIWKRTIASQMADAELEKTVVDIGISTQPGVSLQAEGEVLKFDGFLKVYLESNDDDEEDEAQGVLPPLKVGQVLPFNQMKATERFTRPPSRYSEAGLVKKLEELGIGRPSTYAPTISKIMEEGRGYVVKENRDGAPRAFRELTLKDAQISKKELSEMTGVIKGRLFPTDMGSTVSDFLDQHFDKIMDYKFTAEIEKLFDDIAAGSREWTEMLGTFYWPFHEIVEETMANADRPTRERILGKEEGTGYSVLTRMTRLGPVVQIGTPEELIPGEKPRYANLKPGQSIETIEMEEAMKLFELPKILGDYRSQEVAVGTGRYGPYVRFGEKFISIPKGEDPLSVTLERALELIEEREKVDAPVASYKGFPITKGTGRFGPFIKWNDTFINVPKKYNLETLTPEEMHELIEGKMEKEANRYIQNWPDEKISIENGRWGPFIRFKKDMLKLPRLDGQKMSPEDAALLSLEDVKKTIEEQVPDAFAKKAPVKKAPAKKAAPKAAAAKGAKVKK